From the Ctenopharyngodon idella isolate HZGC_01 chromosome 3, HZGC01, whole genome shotgun sequence genome, one window contains:
- the grifin gene encoding grifin — protein MTLRFEASCPDGLCPGWSIILKGETPAEASKFEINFLCERDDRVAFHFNPRFTESDIVCNSYMANHWGQEERCSSFPLGVEEPFQIEIYSDDDNFYVYIDETKVMQYKHRVEELKTITKVQVVNDVNISSLEITKKHFY, from the exons ATGACATTACGG TTTGAGGCGTCCTGTCCTGATGGTCTGTGTCCAGGATGGAGTATTATCCTGAAAGGAGAGACTCCAGCAGAGGCCAGCAA GTTTGAGATCAATTTCCTGTGTGAACGCGATGACAGAGTAGCTTTCCATTTCAACCCCCGCTTCACTGAGTCCGATATCGTCTGCAACTCCTACATGGCCAACCACTGGGGGCAGGAGGAGAGGTGCAGCAGCTTCCCCTTGGGAGTAGAGGAGCCTTTCCAG ATTGAAATTTACTCTGACGATGATAACTTCTACGTTTACATTGACGAAACCAAGGTGATGCAGTATAAACACCGGGTGGAAGAGCTGAAGACCATCACAAAAGTACAAGTGGTGAATGATGTCAATATCTCCTCTTTAGAGATCACCAAAAAACACTTCTACTGA
- the LOC127508371 gene encoding LOW QUALITY PROTEIN: neuropeptide FF receptor 2 (The sequence of the model RefSeq protein was modified relative to this genomic sequence to represent the inferred CDS: inserted 1 base in 1 codon) produces MNFTAGLLKNEPLLLNTLLSLNASFHGAEDFMSDVFLHQSGELERLLLLTIKEPTTIALTVMYSLSFVVGFIGNLMAIRMLTCQKSKRMQSISATRXLLINLAVCDLMVVCICMPITLGHTIYTAWVYGDLLCRAVPFIQAVSVSASVLSLTVISVNRYYSVHSPLNSLSYFTQKKIYITIVCVWVLSSAICAPLLFMIKLDKIHLIDITVPICRELWPQARLKQVYNVLLFVALYCIPVTFNLIISFLTGRKLWRASQHFADFDPHSQALHASRLKMRKKIAKVVVTLVLLFAGSWLPLYVADILIDREVHPPNWVLHTRPFAQWLGLTNSSLNPICYCFLGDLYRSARAVRSKYHQRMLSVLRSSSSFKLSSLLSLKKQKSGRQQGAVSQVSVETLSDWCSNNSQMVSLHSLSEKIMSTSNLELSNL; encoded by the exons ATGAATTTCACTGCAGGCTTGCTGAAAAATGAGCCTCTGCTCTTAAACACCTTGCTGTCCTTGAATGCCTCTTTCCACGGTGCCGAGGACTTCATGAGCGATGTTTTCCTCCATCAGAGTGGAGAGCTGGAGAGGCTGCTGCTGCTGACGATCAAAGAGCCCACCACCATCGCTCTCACGGTGATGTATTCGTTATCATTTGTGGTGGGATTCATTGGAAATCTCATGGCTATTCGAATGCTTACCTGCCAGAAGAGTAAGAGGATGCAGAGCATCAGTGCCACCC GTTTACTCATCAACTTGGCAGTGTGTGATCTGATGGTGGTTTGCATCTGCATGCCCATCACCCTCGGCCACACCATTTATACCGCATGGGTGTACGGAGACCTCCTGTGCCGGGCCGTTCCCTTCATCCAGGCCGTGTCCGTGTCGGCCAGCGTCCTCAGCCTGACCGTCATCAGCGTCAACAGATACTACAGTGTTCACAGCCCTCTGAATTCCCTCTCGTACTTCACCCAGAAGAAGATCTACATCACCATTGTGTGCGTGTGGGTCTTGTCCTCTGCCATTTGTGCGCCTTTGCTCTTCATGATCAAGCTGGACAAGATCCACTTGATCGACATCACCGTGCCAATCTGCAGAGAGCTGTGGCCACAGGCTAGACTCAAGCAGGTCTACAACGTGCTCCTTTTCGTGGCTCTCTACTGCATCCCTGTGACCTTTAACCTCATCATCAGCTTCCTGACTGGCCGGAAGCTCTGGAGGGCTTCTCAACATTTCGCAGACTTCGATCCACACAGCCAGGCCTTGCACGCCTCACGTTTGAAGATGCGCAAGAAGATCGCCAAGGTGGTGGTCACTTTGGTCCTCCTGTTCGCCGGCTCCTGGCTCCCACTCTACGTAGCAGACATCCTCATTGACCGCGAGGTTCATCCCCCTAACTGGGTTCTGCATACTCGCCCTTTCGCGCAGTGGTTGGGCCTCACTAACTCCAGCCTCAATCCCATCTGCTATTGTTTCTTGGGTGATTTGTACCGTTCTGCCAGAGCAGTCAGGTCCAAGTATCATCAGAGGATGCTCTCCGTCCTTAGATCCTCCAGCTCTTTTAAACTGTCCAGTTTGCTCTCTCTCAAAAAGCAGAAATCTGGCCGGCAACAAGGCGCCGTGAGCCAGGTGTCAGTGGAGACTCTTTCTGATTGGTGTTCCAACAACAGCCAGATGGTGTCTCTCCATAGCCTCTCAGAGAAGATCATGTCTACAAGCAATCTTGAGTTATCGAACTTGTAG